The following nucleotide sequence is from Triticum dicoccoides isolate Atlit2015 ecotype Zavitan chromosome 7B, WEW_v2.0, whole genome shotgun sequence.
AAGATAACATGCCACTATCTAGCTGTTGGCCGAAGCTATGAACTGCGGCGAGGAGTCAAGATAGTGTTTTTGCGCTGCATAAATGTCTGCAATGTTATTGATTTCTTCCTTCATTTATTCAAAGAGAAAACGACCGTGCTCATGTCCGATCTCTCCCACAAATCGTGGCTCACGTTAGCAAACTAGCTAAcagaaaatggaaaataatttcaagaaaatcaCTGAATCCTGACTACTAAGACAGTTGAGGTGCCAGCATTAATCAACACTGGCTAGGACCAGGAGCAGCAAATTAACCAGGATCTATATGCTCATAAAATAGTCATTTATTCCAGTCGGCTTACCAAGCACGCGAGCCTTCGTGTCAGGGAAGAATTCAAAACCCTTGAGCGTAGAGACCATGCCGGCCTTGCTTACGGCGACGGGGTAGGTGAGCAGGTGGCCGGGGAGGTCGTCCGTGAGCTGCTGGTCGCCGACATAGAGGTTCCAGTACTCATCGGCCATCTTGTTGACCCTCCGCACGCACTCTAGGCTCCCCGGGCGGAGGAAGTCGTCGTACGTCCTGCCGAGGTGCTCGTGCCACAGCGACATCCGGAAGCCATGGACGTGCCCCTTGGCGAGCTCGGCATCGGTGTTGACACGGTGCGGCTGGTAGGCGCCGATGGCGATCTCGCTGTCCCTGTCCCCGGCCATGGACCGCTCGTTGAGGTTGGCAGATCCCACAATGATGTACTCATCATCAACTGAACGAGACGAGACGTACGTACTTAGTTAGCTATCAAGATgatgaagcaatgcaatggaagcagAACATCAGATACTATTAATGGAGTACCGGCTGTACCTATCATCATCTTGGAGTGAACGTAGATCATGAACCGGCGTGCCTTCTGCGCCCTGGCATAGTCCGTCCCATCCTTTGGGCGTTTTGCCGGCTCGTGCTCGCCCTCCCTCTTGGCCTCCCGGTTCCCTAAGCAGAAGAAGGTAAGGTAGTCCCTGGGGTCGGCGTCGATCTTCTTGGCCTGCAGCGCAACGGCGATGTCGTCGTACATCAGGGCCATCGTCCTCCTCTGGTTGTCCAGCATCGCCTGCCTGTATCGCCCCGTAGGGGTGCCTTCCGACCACATGGGCACCACGACATAGACCGCGAAGCGTTCGCCGGCCTCGATCTTGCTCACGATCTTGAGCGAGAGCTCTCTGGGGATCTGCTGGCACGCCCCGACGTCCGCCGGGTCTATGCCGTCGTGGGTTTTCCACTGGAAGGAACTGCCGGCGAAGTACTGGTTCTCGATGTAGATGAAGCTCTTTGCGGCACGTATGGCGTGGATGTAGGCGTCCTGGATGCTCCTCTCGAACACTCGGTGCTTGTCCTGAACGAGGCCAGCATCATAGGCAGCCTCCATGGAGTCGGGGAAGCCGACGGTGGAGATGCTGTCGATGGACCGGAACAGCTGCACACTCCACGCCTCGTGGTCGCCGGGGAGCGTCACCGGCCACGAGGACGGAGCGACCTTGCTCTCGAGGGCCACAAGGTCGACCAGGTGCTCCTTGCCACCGCCTTGTTTCATCCATCGCCGCTCGAAGTTGTGCAGCACGTCCCACGCCACGGCGCCCTCGACCTTGGAATGGATGTCGTGCCATGGCGTCCTCGGCCCACCCTTGTCAAGCGTCGCGTCCTCGTCGCTGAAGTTGATTTGGCTGAAGTCGTTGCTGTGCGCCTGCCCCGTGCCCAGCGTCCTGAACAGGGAGTGGGACTGCGTGTCGTAGCGTCCATTGCACATGTCGAGGCCGCCGAGGAAGCTAACGATCTGGCGGCGCCCGTCCGACCCGGACGAAGATTCAGGCAGCTCCTGGTCGACGGTGATGGCCTTCTGGTGGTGGCTGTAAACGACCGTGTCGACGGGCGTCTTGGGGTCGATGATGTAGCCTCTGACGGACCAGTTCCTCGGGCAGAGGACGCACTGGACGCGGCTGCCGCGGAAGTACTTGGCCGTGAGCTGGTCCCTCGTGTCCATGACGCCGACCTCGTGCAGGCCATCAATGGAGGAGATGTCGTTCCACACGAGCAGGAGCACGTGCACGCCCTCGCCGGCCTTGCGCTTCAGGAGCTCGCCGAGGGTTTCCTGGGCGCCGTCCCGGTCCCGCACCAGCGTGATGTGGGGGAACATCGACCAGGCGGTGATGTACACCAGGTGCCGTGCGTTGCTGATGGCGTCGTATATGTCTTCCCAGCAATGCCCGGGCTTGTAGAGCCCCCCGCCGTCGAGCTGGATCTTGGGGTCGAACTCCGGAGACGC
It contains:
- the LOC119340745 gene encoding phospholipase D alpha 2-like, whose translation is MAHLRLHGTINATIVGADNIHDRSRHTGIVPGFLGNIVQGVQETTGLGKGLSRMYAAIYLGSACIVRTRTIAVPAAGSAQWNEPLRAYCAHHAADVVISVMIEQLGLNDDTVLGRAYLPARELLNSNGTTIDRWFDVLGADRKKLPDGPKIQVQISFRDVADQGVSWGGGVGSGVVPHTFFSQRPGCRVTLYQDAHASPEFDPKIQLDGGGLYKPGHCWEDIYDAISNARHLVYITAWSMFPHITLVRDRDGAQETLGELLKRKAGEGVHVLLLVWNDISSIDGLHEVGVMDTRDQLTAKYFRGSRVQCVLCPRNWSVRGYIIDPKTPVDTVVYSHHQKAITVDQELPESSSGSDGRRQIVSFLGGLDMCNGRYDTQSHSLFRTLGTGQAHSNDFSQINFSDEDATLDKGGPRTPWHDIHSKVEGAVAWDVLHNFERRWMKQGGGKEHLVDLVALESKVAPSSWPVTLPGDHEAWSVQLFRSIDSISTVGFPDSMEAAYDAGLVQDKHRVFERSIQDAYIHAIRAAKSFIYIENQYFAGSSFQWKTHDGIDPADVGACQQIPRELSLKIVSKIEAGERFAVYVVVPMWSEGTPTGRYRQAMLDNQRRTMALMYDDIAVALQAKKIDADPRDYLTFFCLGNREAKREGEHEPAKRPKDGTDYARAQKARRFMIYVHSKMMIVDDEYIIVGSANLNERSMAGDRDSEIAIGAYQPHRVNTDAELAKGHVHGFRMSLWHEHLGRTYDDFLRPGSLECVRRVNKMADEYWNLYVGDQQLTDDLPGHLLTYPVAVSKAGMVSTLKGFEFFPDTKARVLGKPTGINDYFMSI